A stretch of Methanoregula sp. UBA64 DNA encodes these proteins:
- a CDS encoding GMP synthase subunit A has translation MLPICVVNNHGQFNHLIHRALRDLDIEVALVSNTTPPQEIAAKYRGIILGGGPDIGRAGVCAEYLDLGIPVLGICLGLHIIAKKFGGEVRPGKSGGYGSVDVNIREHDDILKGYPEKISVWASHADEVCNVPEGFSVLASSDICDVEAIALPDKKIYGLQWHPEVSHTQDGSQVYLNFDAICGK, from the coding sequence ATGCTTCCTATCTGCGTTGTCAATAATCATGGTCAGTTTAACCACCTGATCCATCGTGCCCTGAGGGATCTGGATATCGAAGTTGCACTCGTCTCAAATACTACGCCCCCTCAGGAGATCGCTGCAAAATACCGGGGGATTATCCTTGGCGGGGGCCCGGATATCGGACGCGCCGGGGTATGTGCCGAATACCTGGATCTGGGAATCCCGGTGCTCGGGATCTGCCTTGGCCTTCATATCATCGCAAAAAAATTTGGAGGGGAGGTCAGGCCGGGTAAATCCGGCGGCTATGGATCGGTGGATGTCAATATCCGTGAACACGATGATATCCTCAAAGGATATCCAGAAAAAATATCCGTCTGGGCATCTCATGCGGACGAAGTATGTAATGTGCCCGAAGGTTTTTCTGTTCTTGCCAGCTCTGACATCTGCGACGTCGAAGCAATAGCCCTCCCGGATAAAAAAATATACGGCCTTCAGTGGCATCCTGAGGTCAGTCATACGCAGGACGGCAGTCAGGTATACCTGAATTTTGATGCGATCTGTGGGAAATGA
- the cas1 gene encoding CRISPR-associated endonuclease Cas1: MTKKIPWLAVYGFGAHIKSTHDKLIVLQKGRSEEYPLQDIRHLLIVGGHTVSSTTVSHLMKNGSYLSFFDPDGTPVGSVRPPHGNGMDHEIHRLQEELPQQRYAIKIAQATLHSHLVAIGKFQALCDRDLLYAGELDILHNALDEFEYLVKMDEIRRLSNLTSKMYYEIMARIIPEKFNFKQRTVRPLSDPVNAMLSFGYAMLYGNCMIAVIGSHLDPDCGLLQEGPGALVKDLIHPFTSGMIDPEVCRIARSTLTAQDYEQTATRCMLTDLRIKELIGTFKETIDNGKIDNQVQNYLNALQKTDDFTVLY; the protein is encoded by the coding sequence ATGACAAAAAAGATCCCCTGGCTGGCGGTATACGGGTTTGGTGCCCACATCAAATCCACACATGATAAACTGATTGTTTTACAGAAAGGACGCTCTGAAGAATATCCGCTTCAGGATATCAGGCACCTGCTCATTGTCGGAGGACACACGGTAAGTTCCACGACCGTGTCCCATTTAATGAAAAACGGATCGTACCTCTCCTTTTTCGACCCTGACGGAACCCCGGTCGGGAGCGTCCGGCCGCCCCATGGGAACGGCATGGATCATGAGATCCACCGGCTGCAGGAAGAGCTCCCGCAGCAGCGCTATGCAATAAAAATTGCTCAGGCAACCCTTCATTCACACCTTGTTGCAATCGGGAAATTCCAGGCACTGTGCGACCGGGATCTTTTGTATGCCGGCGAACTCGATATTCTCCACAATGCACTCGATGAATTTGAATACCTGGTAAAGATGGATGAGATACGCCGCTTGTCAAACCTGACCTCAAAAATGTATTATGAGATTATGGCCCGGATTATTCCGGAAAAATTTAATTTTAAACAGCGGACGGTCCGTCCCTTAAGCGATCCGGTCAATGCGATGCTTTCGTTCGGGTACGCCATGCTCTATGGTAACTGCATGATTGCCGTTATCGGGTCCCACCTGGATCCGGATTGTGGCCTGTTACAGGAAGGACCGGGTGCACTGGTCAAGGATCTCATTCATCCCTTTACCTCCGGGATGATCGACCCCGAGGTCTGCCGGATTGCCAGAAGTACCCTCACCGCTCAGGACTATGAACAGACTGCTACCCGGTGTATGCTCACGGATCTCCGCATAAAAGAGTTAATCGGGACGTTTAAGGAGACCATTGACAACGGTAAAATCGACAACCAGGTACAAAATTACCTAAATGCCCTGCAAAAGACGGATGATTTTACCGTGTTGTATTGA
- the cobT gene encoding nicotinate mononucleotide-dependent phosphoribosyltransferase CobT — translation MPFITGDVPSCSPERPIFSVILGNTLLSTIPGLSGAGPDPEKTLLTPNLDAELVTTGRITSLPLKPNTPTGCPTPATIARAMTELTGIPPLFINAGLKNRMTVPFIDALGEPGNDPRKGDAVPQAKTLYAHGREIGRFLSRTSDLLVLGECVPGGTTSALCVLRALGYPASVSSSFVKNPVNNKEALCQEALARLAKKPVGDPLEIVCRVGDPMIPVAAGIAESYAGTLVLAGGTQMLAVCAVLKAMGRPLPTVATTIYVKEDRSANVEELASRIGVGICYVDPSFGTLGHPGLARYCEGEVKEGTGAGGAMCLAYMMGYTPQQIQEKILATVEAYS, via the coding sequence ATGCCGTTTATTACCGGAGATGTGCCTTCCTGTTCACCAGAACGCCCGATATTCAGTGTAATCCTGGGAAATACGCTCCTTTCGACAATACCCGGTTTATCCGGGGCGGGACCGGATCCTGAAAAGACGCTTCTCACCCCCAATCTCGATGCAGAACTGGTTACCACCGGCCGGATCACCAGTCTCCCCCTCAAACCAAACACACCCACCGGTTGTCCGACACCCGCGACAATTGCCCGGGCCATGACAGAGCTGACGGGCATTCCCCCGCTTTTCATCAATGCCGGATTGAAAAACCGTATGACGGTTCCCTTTATCGATGCGCTCGGGGAACCGGGAAACGATCCCCGCAAGGGAGATGCTGTGCCTCAGGCAAAAACCCTCTATGCCCATGGCAGAGAAATTGGCAGATTCCTTTCCCGTACAAGCGACCTGCTCGTCCTTGGAGAATGTGTCCCCGGAGGGACGACCTCTGCGTTATGTGTCCTGCGTGCACTTGGGTATCCCGCCTCGGTCAGCAGCAGTTTTGTGAAGAATCCCGTCAACAACAAAGAAGCTCTCTGTCAGGAAGCCCTGGCCCGGCTCGCCAAAAAACCAGTTGGCGATCCTCTTGAAATTGTTTGCCGGGTGGGGGACCCCATGATACCGGTGGCCGCGGGCATTGCCGAATCGTATGCGGGAACGCTTGTACTTGCCGGGGGGACCCAGATGCTTGCTGTCTGTGCCGTACTAAAGGCCATGGGCCGGCCACTGCCCACGGTTGCGACGACGATTTATGTAAAGGAGGACCGATCCGCAAATGTGGAAGAACTTGCATCGCGTATAGGGGTTGGCATCTGTTATGTCGATCCCTCGTTTGGGACCTTGGGCCATCCCGGCCTTGCCCGTTATTGCGAGGGAGAAGTAAAAGAAGGGACCGGAGCCGGGGGTGCGATGTGCCTTGCATATATGATGGGGTATACTCCGCAGCAGATTCAGGAAAAGATCCTCGCAACGGTCGAAGCATATAGTTAA
- the cobS gene encoding adenosylcobinamide-GDP ribazoletransferase, which produces MKSILALLQFTTILPLGKPREFDAFARQSWLYPLAGYVIALLVAIPVFFISDKTLAAAVAVAGVIVLSGAHHFDGLLDTGDGLMAHGDPEKRVHALTDRYVGAGGIAAGIIVTLLLFAGFQAAVSLITVLIIGEVGAKFSMVFLTVYGSPFKEGMHSYLHQFARPYFPLLSLLLCIPLLILPVSPLQLAGAGIMMVLCPVILLKIAESRFGGVNGDIVGASNEITRALIVVLVAIL; this is translated from the coding sequence ATGAAGTCAATCCTTGCCCTTTTGCAGTTTACGACAATCCTTCCCTTGGGAAAACCCCGGGAGTTCGATGCGTTCGCACGACAATCCTGGTTGTATCCCCTTGCGGGCTATGTAATTGCACTTCTTGTTGCAATTCCCGTTTTTTTTATCAGTGACAAAACGCTCGCTGCAGCAGTAGCGGTCGCGGGAGTGATCGTTCTTTCCGGGGCCCATCATTTTGACGGATTACTGGATACCGGTGACGGGCTGATGGCGCACGGCGACCCTGAAAAACGGGTTCACGCACTCACTGACCGTTATGTAGGAGCGGGAGGGATTGCGGCGGGAATTATCGTTACACTCCTCCTCTTTGCCGGTTTTCAGGCAGCAGTTTCTCTTATCACGGTATTGATTATCGGAGAGGTAGGGGCAAAATTTTCCATGGTATTCCTAACCGTGTACGGATCTCCGTTTAAAGAGGGTATGCACAGCTATCTCCACCAGTTTGCACGACCGTATTTCCCGCTGTTATCGCTCCTGCTCTGTATTCCCCTGCTGATTCTTCCGGTATCTCCGCTCCAGCTTGCAGGAGCGGGCATTATGATGGTCCTGTGTCCGGTTATTCTCCTGAAGATTGCGGAAAGCCGATTCGGAGGAGTAAACGGAGATATCGTGGGGGCATCAAACGAGATCACCCGTGCCCTTATCGTTGTGCTTGTGGCAATTCTCTAA
- a CDS encoding acylphosphatase: MKTIEILISGRVQKVGFRACARKIAMDLKVTGTVVNLTDGRVQIFATAEPMILEKFTSMLFSCPRAVIREIKTQDLPVKKYDEFSIIKSEGQLNTTR, from the coding sequence ATGAAAACAATTGAGATCCTCATATCCGGGAGAGTCCAGAAAGTCGGTTTTCGGGCATGTGCACGGAAGATTGCCATGGACCTGAAGGTTACCGGTACGGTCGTCAATCTTACCGATGGCAGGGTACAGATCTTTGCAACTGCTGAACCCATGATCCTTGAAAAGTTCACCTCAATGCTCTTCAGCTGTCCCCGCGCAGTGATCCGGGAGATAAAAACACAGGATCTCCCGGTAAAGAAATACGACGAGTTTTCAATTATTAAATCGGAAGGCCAGCTCAATACAACACGGTAA